A genomic window from Periweissella cryptocerci includes:
- a CDS encoding ECF transporter S component produces the protein MQKVSSVSSTRRLVVIALLSALSAVLMIFPKIPMFGFMSLDFSVVVVIIGMAMLGLPSALTILVIRSILKMLINNSGVNDWIGMPMNIVAMGLFITGIWLFIRKSEDIKVSQYILGSIVGTLVLTVVMAFLNWVYAIPLYEIFAHFSVGPFSKYLVGIVLPFNLIQGVALSLVSGLVLFPMLGYIKRQKQQF, from the coding sequence ATGCAAAAAGTTTCCAGCGTTTCAAGTACTCGTCGTTTAGTTGTGATTGCACTTTTATCCGCTTTATCCGCAGTTCTGATGATTTTTCCGAAAATTCCAATGTTCGGTTTCATGAGCCTTGATTTTTCGGTCGTCGTTGTTATCATCGGGATGGCAATGTTAGGTTTACCAAGCGCGTTAACAATCTTAGTTATCCGCTCAATCCTTAAGATGCTGATTAATAACAGCGGGGTAAATGATTGGATTGGTATGCCCATGAACATCGTTGCGATGGGACTTTTCATTACTGGAATTTGGTTGTTCATTCGCAAGAGTGAAGATATCAAGGTTTCACAATACATTTTGGGTTCAATTGTCGGCACGTTAGTATTAACCGTTGTGATGGCATTCTTGAACTGGGTGTATGCAATTCCTTTGTACGAAATCTTCGCGCACTTCAGTGTTGGACCTTTTTCAAAATATTTGGTCGGAATTGTATTACCATTTAACTTAATACAAGGTGTTGCTTTGTCATTAGTATCTGGACTTGTTTTATTCCCAATGCTCGGCTACATCAAACGACAAAAGCAACAGTTTTAA
- a CDS encoding alpha/beta fold hydrolase — MQFKTADNTILNVEKNGQGPVLILVPGANGTGDIFRGVVAILAAKFTVITYDRRGYGASVLTNPLPAEAADYDNRYRLLTDANDVLELAKEFSPDAPSYLFGTSSGSIVAEQAFTLAPDQFARIAIHESPIMTVTAENRADFANQVALVDKALKGNFGLIQSLFADMHVAPLDAQMMGMDPNVAPDPAKLQPMLYWLKYEVLQYTGQTIDWQIFADNREKVVLLNGTDSIGFLPQAITHAIGETIGVPVQAIPGAHLGYAQKPIEFATTLIAVLTK, encoded by the coding sequence ATGCAATTTAAAACCGCGGATAATACAATTTTAAACGTTGAAAAGAATGGTCAAGGGCCAGTCTTAATTTTAGTTCCGGGTGCGAACGGTACTGGTGATATTTTCCGAGGTGTCGTTGCTATCTTAGCAGCTAAATTTACCGTGATTACTTATGACCGGCGTGGTTATGGCGCTAGCGTCTTGACTAATCCATTGCCAGCTGAAGCGGCAGATTACGATAATCGTTATCGTTTACTAACTGATGCCAATGACGTGCTTGAATTGGCCAAGGAATTTAGCCCAGATGCACCTAGTTATTTATTTGGGACGAGTTCAGGTTCAATTGTCGCGGAACAAGCATTTACTTTGGCACCTGATCAATTTGCTAGGATTGCCATTCATGAATCACCAATCATGACCGTGACTGCTGAAAACCGAGCTGATTTTGCCAACCAAGTAGCATTAGTTGATAAAGCGTTGAAGGGAAACTTTGGCTTAATTCAAAGTCTCTTCGCTGATATGCACGTAGCACCTTTGGACGCTCAAATGATGGGGATGGATCCTAATGTCGCACCAGACCCAGCTAAGTTGCAACCAATGTTGTACTGGTTGAAGTACGAAGTTTTGCAATACACGGGTCAAACAATTGACTGGCAAATTTTCGCTGACAACCGTGAAAAAGTGGTCTTGTTGAACGGAACCGACTCGATTGGTTTCTTGCCGCAAGCCATTACCCACGCAATTGGCGAAACGATTGGTGTACCAGTTCAAGCAATACCTGGCGCGCACCTTGGATATGCGCAAAAGCCAATTGAGTTTGCGACGACGTTGATTGCTGTTTTGACCAAGTAA
- a CDS encoding TetR/AcrR family transcriptional regulator translates to MPQSAVSLKYLKQALAEVLVRKELNNVTVQDIVRQAEVGRSTFYRHFLNLDDFYDWLQATMLDDILGQFAMGETDNTDFLKFYEYATENRILLQSFLKNRPWPEFSTRLYTVVLNNYMQLLATRPNSIPARIRAEFLIGGQISLVQWWLGETNPPTPQQMAKYHNELTSL, encoded by the coding sequence ATGCCACAATCTGCAGTAAGTTTAAAGTACTTGAAACAGGCATTAGCTGAAGTTTTGGTGCGTAAAGAACTCAACAACGTTACAGTGCAAGATATTGTGCGGCAGGCCGAAGTGGGGCGTTCTACCTTTTATCGGCATTTTCTGAATTTGGATGATTTTTACGATTGGCTGCAAGCTACCATGTTGGACGATATTCTCGGGCAATTTGCGATGGGCGAAACCGATAATACTGATTTTCTGAAATTTTATGAATATGCCACCGAAAATCGCATCTTGTTACAGTCATTTCTTAAGAATCGGCCTTGGCCGGAATTTAGTACACGTCTATATACAGTGGTGCTTAATAACTATATGCAGCTACTGGCAACGAGGCCCAATTCGATTCCAGCACGGATTCGCGCTGAATTCTTAATCGGTGGTCAAATTAGCCTTGTCCAATGGTGGCTTGGTGAAACGAATCCGCCCACACCACAACAAATGGCGAAATATCACAATGAATTAACCAGCTTATAA
- a CDS encoding pseudouridine synthase, which translates to MADRLQKVMAQAGIASRRASEEIITAGRVKVNGQVMKELGYKVEPNDKIEVDGQPIEHSEKKVYYLLYKPRGVVSTAKDEKGRKTVVDLLQDVDERIYPVGRLDYDTTGAIILTNDGDFMNFMTHPKYEVEKTYTAKVKGIPTNDELESLRHGIMLDGKKTKSARTKILNTKKGADKDKTTTLVEITIHEGRNHQVKNMFKAIGHEVVGLRRESYGFLTLDGLSVGEARKLRREEVDAFLAGKANVKRQGRL; encoded by the coding sequence ATGGCAGATCGTCTACAAAAAGTGATGGCCCAAGCTGGGATTGCATCACGTCGAGCATCTGAAGAAATTATTACCGCTGGCCGTGTGAAAGTTAACGGCCAAGTCATGAAAGAACTCGGCTACAAGGTTGAACCAAACGACAAAATCGAAGTCGATGGACAACCAATTGAACACTCAGAAAAGAAAGTTTACTATTTGCTCTACAAACCACGTGGGGTTGTCTCAACCGCCAAGGACGAAAAGGGTCGGAAAACCGTTGTCGACTTACTCCAAGACGTCGATGAACGCATTTACCCAGTTGGTCGGTTAGACTACGATACAACTGGTGCGATTATTTTGACAAACGACGGGGACTTCATGAACTTCATGACTCACCCTAAGTATGAAGTTGAAAAGACTTATACTGCTAAGGTTAAGGGTATCCCAACCAACGATGAGCTCGAATCATTACGTCACGGGATTATGCTTGACGGCAAGAAAACCAAGTCAGCACGCACAAAAATTTTGAACACTAAAAAAGGTGCTGACAAAGACAAGACCACAACTTTGGTTGAAATCACGATTCACGAAGGCCGTAACCACCAAGTTAAGAACATGTTCAAGGCAATTGGTCACGAAGTTGTTGGCTTGCGTCGTGAGAGTTATGGTTTCTTAACATTAGATGGTTTATCAGTCGGTGAAGCCCGCAAATTGCGTCGCGAAGAAGTCGATGCTTTCCTAGCTGGTAAAGCTAACGTGAAGCGTCAAGGACGTTTGTAA
- the scpB gene encoding SMC-Scp complex subunit ScpB — translation MTNLAQIEGLIFVAGDEGISLGNLATLTGFARPAIQAMIETLTTKYNEDADCSFELLTNDNIFRFATKQALGALIKRYFETPLSTSLSQASLEVLAIIAYRQPVTRVEIDEIRGVQSGSMIQKLQLRNLITDIGRKNEPGRPIMYGTSNYFLNYFGLTSIDELPQLTEMGDLLDNEQMTGDLFLAAFNNRLSNAGLETTAENPLMDGDATLEATTEYTDNENNEELN, via the coding sequence TTGACGAACTTAGCACAAATTGAGGGTTTGATATTTGTAGCGGGGGATGAAGGGATTAGCTTGGGCAATTTAGCCACGCTAACTGGTTTCGCCCGACCTGCAATTCAAGCCATGATTGAAACTTTGACTACTAAATACAACGAAGATGCCGACTGCAGTTTTGAGTTACTCACAAACGACAATATCTTTCGTTTCGCGACCAAACAAGCCCTCGGTGCGTTGATTAAGCGTTACTTTGAAACACCACTCTCAACGTCACTCTCACAAGCGTCACTCGAAGTCCTCGCAATTATTGCGTATCGCCAACCAGTGACCCGGGTTGAAATTGACGAAATCCGCGGTGTCCAATCCGGTTCAATGATTCAAAAATTGCAATTACGCAATTTGATTACCGACATCGGTCGTAAAAATGAACCGGGGCGCCCAATCATGTATGGCACATCAAACTACTTCTTAAACTACTTTGGTTTAACCAGTATTGATGAATTACCACAATTGACGGAAATGGGTGATTTGTTGGATAACGAGCAGATGACGGGTGACTTATTCTTGGCCGCATTTAACAATCGGTTGAGTAATGCGGGCTTAGAAACGACCGCCGAAAATCCATTGATGGATGGCGATGCCACGTTAGAAGCCACAACCGAATACACAGATAATGAAAATAATGAGGAATTAAATTAA
- a CDS encoding segregation and condensation protein A, translating into MPNELQIKLTDFEGPLDLLLHLIKSAEMDIYDIPIVEITEQYMTFLHEQQLSLDIAGEYLVMAASLMQIKSRYLLPQQPTFDETTGDEVYEDPRQQLVDQLLEYRQYQDAASKLHEREAARQQQFSRAPMSVPADLDLEIVAPGVQLDDLHHAFMAMLQRNHDNRPIATTVQAENFTIAEKTALILHHLQANPDGFTFTSLFANDRTADEMVTTFLAILEMTKHHKLQLQQTTDGGEITIFEGDHEDFDMDDDEAENN; encoded by the coding sequence ATGCCAAATGAATTACAAATTAAATTAACTGATTTTGAAGGCCCACTTGATTTGTTGCTTCACCTAATTAAGTCGGCCGAGATGGACATCTATGATATTCCCATCGTCGAAATCACTGAACAATATATGACGTTCTTGCACGAACAACAATTGTCACTCGACATCGCTGGTGAATACTTAGTGATGGCAGCTAGTCTAATGCAAATCAAATCCCGTTACTTGTTACCACAACAGCCAACATTTGATGAAACAACGGGGGATGAAGTTTATGAAGATCCCCGGCAACAACTGGTTGACCAATTGTTAGAATACCGCCAGTACCAAGATGCTGCGTCAAAACTGCATGAACGTGAAGCCGCGCGGCAACAGCAATTTTCACGCGCACCAATGAGTGTGCCCGCTGATTTGGATTTAGAAATCGTTGCCCCAGGTGTCCAACTCGATGATTTACACCACGCCTTTATGGCAATGCTGCAACGTAATCACGATAATCGGCCAATTGCGACGACTGTCCAAGCCGAAAACTTCACGATTGCGGAAAAGACAGCGTTGATTTTGCATCACTTACAAGCAAATCCCGATGGCTTTACCTTCACAAGTCTCTTTGCCAATGATCGGACTGCTGATGAAATGGTCACCACATTTTTGGCCATCCTCGAAATGACCAAACACCACAAACTCCAGTTGCAACAAACAACGGATGGTGGTGAAATTACCATTTTTGAAGGTGATCACGAAGATTTTGACATGGATGACGACGAAGCTGAAAACAACTAA